A portion of the Sebastes fasciatus isolate fSebFas1 chromosome 2, fSebFas1.pri, whole genome shotgun sequence genome contains these proteins:
- the isl2b gene encoding insulin gene enhancer protein isl-2b isoform X3 — MRTALVSSGTEKPIAKEIMLFGIKCAKCNLGFSSSDLVMRARDNVYHIECFRCSVCSRQLLPGDEFSLREDELLCRADHSLLLERSSAGSPISPGHIHSNRPLHLADPVTVRQAPHRNHGHKQSEKTTRVRTVLNEKQLHTLRTCYNANPRPDALMKEQLVEMTGLSPRVIRVWFQNKRCKDKKRSILMKQLQQQHHSDKTVSIFNLQGLTGTPLVAGSPIRHESSMQGNPVEVQTYQPPWKALSEFALQSELDQPAFQQLVSFSESGSLGNSSGSDVTSLSSQLPDTPNSMVPSPVET; from the exons ATGAGAACTGCACTTGTTTCGTCCGGGACGGAAAAACCTATTGCAAAAGAGATTAT GTTGTTTGGAATAAAATGCGCAAAATGCAACCTGGGCTTCAGCAGCAGCGACTTGGTGATGCGAGCCCGGGATAACGTTTACCACATCGAGTGTTTCCGGTGCTCGGTgtgcagcaggcagctgctgCCGGGAGACGAGTTCTCTCTGCGGGAAGACGAGCTGCTGTGCCGGGCAGACCACAGCCTGCTGCTGGAGAGGAGCTCCGCAGGAAGCCCCATCAGCCCGGGACACATCCACTCCAACAGACCGCTGCACCTGGCAG ACCCGGTCACGGTGCGGCAGGCCCCGCATCGGAACCACGGCCACAAGCAGTCTGAGAAGACGACCCGGGTCCGGACGGTGCTGAACGAGAAGCAGCTCCACACCCTGCGGACCTGCTACAACGCCAACCCGAGACCGGACGCCCTGATGAAGGAGCAGCTGGTGGAGATGACCGGACTCAGTCCTAGAGTCATCCGGGTCTGGTTCCAGAACAAGCGCTGCAAAGACAAGAAGAGGTCCATCCTGATGAAGCAGCTCCAGCAACAGCACCACAGTGATAAGACTGTAAGCATCTTC aACCTGCAGGGCCTCACAGGGACGCCTCTTGTGGCTGGGAGTCCTATCCGACATGAGAGCTCCATGCAGGGAAACCCAGTGGAGGTTCAGACATACCAGCCTCCATGGAAAGCCCTGAGTGAGTTCGCCCTGCAGAGCGAACTGGACCAGCCTGCCTTCCAacaactg GTGTCTTTCTCTGAATCGGGCTCTCTTGGAAACTCCTCAGGCAGCGACGTGACTTCTTTGTCCTCTCAGTTACCGGACACCCCCAACAGTATGGTACCCAGCCCGGTGGAGACGTGA
- the isl2b gene encoding insulin gene enhancer protein isl-2b isoform X1, protein MVDIIFSSSFLGDMGDHSKKKPGFAMCVGCGSQIHDQYILRVSPDLEWHAACLKCAECSQYLDENCTCFVRDGKTYCKRDYVRLFGIKCAKCNLGFSSSDLVMRARDNVYHIECFRCSVCSRQLLPGDEFSLREDELLCRADHSLLLERSSAGSPISPGHIHSNRPLHLADPVTVRQAPHRNHGHKQSEKTTRVRTVLNEKQLHTLRTCYNANPRPDALMKEQLVEMTGLSPRVIRVWFQNKRCKDKKRSILMKQLQQQHHSDKTVSIFNLQGLTGTPLVAGSPIRHESSMQGNPVEVQTYQPPWKALSEFALQSELDQPAFQQLVSFSESGSLGNSSGSDVTSLSSQLPDTPNSMVPSPVET, encoded by the exons AGAAGCCAGGATTCGCGATGTGTGTCGGATGTGGAAGTCAGATCCATGACCAGTACATCCTGAGAGTATCTCCCGACCTGGAGTGGCATGCAGCCTGCCTGAAGTGTGCAGAGTGCAGCCAGTACCTGGATGAGAACTGCACTTGTTTCGTCCGGGACGGAAAAACCTATTGCAAAAGAGATTATGTAAG GTTGTTTGGAATAAAATGCGCAAAATGCAACCTGGGCTTCAGCAGCAGCGACTTGGTGATGCGAGCCCGGGATAACGTTTACCACATCGAGTGTTTCCGGTGCTCGGTgtgcagcaggcagctgctgCCGGGAGACGAGTTCTCTCTGCGGGAAGACGAGCTGCTGTGCCGGGCAGACCACAGCCTGCTGCTGGAGAGGAGCTCCGCAGGAAGCCCCATCAGCCCGGGACACATCCACTCCAACAGACCGCTGCACCTGGCAG ACCCGGTCACGGTGCGGCAGGCCCCGCATCGGAACCACGGCCACAAGCAGTCTGAGAAGACGACCCGGGTCCGGACGGTGCTGAACGAGAAGCAGCTCCACACCCTGCGGACCTGCTACAACGCCAACCCGAGACCGGACGCCCTGATGAAGGAGCAGCTGGTGGAGATGACCGGACTCAGTCCTAGAGTCATCCGGGTCTGGTTCCAGAACAAGCGCTGCAAAGACAAGAAGAGGTCCATCCTGATGAAGCAGCTCCAGCAACAGCACCACAGTGATAAGACTGTAAGCATCTTC aACCTGCAGGGCCTCACAGGGACGCCTCTTGTGGCTGGGAGTCCTATCCGACATGAGAGCTCCATGCAGGGAAACCCAGTGGAGGTTCAGACATACCAGCCTCCATGGAAAGCCCTGAGTGAGTTCGCCCTGCAGAGCGAACTGGACCAGCCTGCCTTCCAacaactg GTGTCTTTCTCTGAATCGGGCTCTCTTGGAAACTCCTCAGGCAGCGACGTGACTTCTTTGTCCTCTCAGTTACCGGACACCCCCAACAGTATGGTACCCAGCCCGGTGGAGACGTGA
- the isl2b gene encoding insulin gene enhancer protein isl-2b isoform X2 has product MVDIIFSSSFLGDMGDHSKKKPGFAMCVGCGSQIHDQYILRVSPDLEWHAACLKCAECSQYLDENCTCFVRDGKTYCKRDYVRLFGIKCAKCNLGFSSSDLVMRARDNVYHIECFRCSVCSRQLLPGDEFSLREDELLCRADHSLLLERSSAGSPISPGHIHSNRPLHLADPVTVRQAPHRNHGHKQSEKTTRVRTVLNEKQLHTLRTCYNANPRPDALMKEQLVEMTGLSPRVIRVWFQNKRCKDKKRSILMKQLQQQHHSDKTNLQGLTGTPLVAGSPIRHESSMQGNPVEVQTYQPPWKALSEFALQSELDQPAFQQLVSFSESGSLGNSSGSDVTSLSSQLPDTPNSMVPSPVET; this is encoded by the exons AGAAGCCAGGATTCGCGATGTGTGTCGGATGTGGAAGTCAGATCCATGACCAGTACATCCTGAGAGTATCTCCCGACCTGGAGTGGCATGCAGCCTGCCTGAAGTGTGCAGAGTGCAGCCAGTACCTGGATGAGAACTGCACTTGTTTCGTCCGGGACGGAAAAACCTATTGCAAAAGAGATTATGTAAG GTTGTTTGGAATAAAATGCGCAAAATGCAACCTGGGCTTCAGCAGCAGCGACTTGGTGATGCGAGCCCGGGATAACGTTTACCACATCGAGTGTTTCCGGTGCTCGGTgtgcagcaggcagctgctgCCGGGAGACGAGTTCTCTCTGCGGGAAGACGAGCTGCTGTGCCGGGCAGACCACAGCCTGCTGCTGGAGAGGAGCTCCGCAGGAAGCCCCATCAGCCCGGGACACATCCACTCCAACAGACCGCTGCACCTGGCAG ACCCGGTCACGGTGCGGCAGGCCCCGCATCGGAACCACGGCCACAAGCAGTCTGAGAAGACGACCCGGGTCCGGACGGTGCTGAACGAGAAGCAGCTCCACACCCTGCGGACCTGCTACAACGCCAACCCGAGACCGGACGCCCTGATGAAGGAGCAGCTGGTGGAGATGACCGGACTCAGTCCTAGAGTCATCCGGGTCTGGTTCCAGAACAAGCGCTGCAAAGACAAGAAGAGGTCCATCCTGATGAAGCAGCTCCAGCAACAGCACCACAGTGATAAGACT aACCTGCAGGGCCTCACAGGGACGCCTCTTGTGGCTGGGAGTCCTATCCGACATGAGAGCTCCATGCAGGGAAACCCAGTGGAGGTTCAGACATACCAGCCTCCATGGAAAGCCCTGAGTGAGTTCGCCCTGCAGAGCGAACTGGACCAGCCTGCCTTCCAacaactg GTGTCTTTCTCTGAATCGGGCTCTCTTGGAAACTCCTCAGGCAGCGACGTGACTTCTTTGTCCTCTCAGTTACCGGACACCCCCAACAGTATGGTACCCAGCCCGGTGGAGACGTGA